A window from Gemmatimonadaceae bacterium encodes these proteins:
- a CDS encoding tyrosine-type recombinase/integrase codes for MRGRARSLRPFLAWCAEAGICDCRELSHERLAAYQLWLGAPVAAPSPSSLTLRARLTAVRALTRWAVQSGLLEADPSATLSLPRAPRRLPAAVLTRDEAERVLSAVDTSSPAGVRDRAILEMLYSCGLRRAELLGLDVGDVDFGRGTVYVRRGKGGKARYVPLGRRAAAWLASYLDSARRSLVRDPRERALFLGARGRRVTRSRLTERLRGYLVAAGIGKPGSCHIWRHTMATLMHDRGADIRVLQELLGHAHLSTTAIYTHVSVERVREVHRRTHPAEAADNV; via the coding sequence ATGCGAGGGCGCGCCAGGTCCCTCCGGCCATTCTTGGCTTGGTGCGCTGAGGCGGGAATCTGTGACTGCCGCGAGCTGAGTCACGAGCGACTTGCAGCGTATCAACTCTGGCTCGGGGCTCCGGTAGCGGCCCCGTCTCCCAGTTCCCTCACCCTCCGGGCACGTCTCACCGCAGTTCGAGCGCTCACGCGGTGGGCCGTTCAGTCCGGGCTGTTGGAGGCCGACCCTTCCGCCACCCTCTCCCTGCCCCGCGCGCCGCGGCGCCTTCCAGCTGCCGTGCTCACGCGCGACGAGGCTGAACGCGTCCTGTCCGCGGTCGATACCTCGTCTCCGGCCGGGGTTCGAGACCGGGCCATCCTTGAGATGCTATACAGCTGTGGGCTCCGACGCGCCGAGCTGCTCGGGCTGGATGTCGGCGACGTCGACTTCGGGCGTGGCACGGTCTACGTGCGGCGCGGCAAGGGAGGAAAGGCGCGATACGTCCCACTAGGTCGCCGCGCGGCCGCCTGGCTGGCAAGCTATCTGGACTCCGCACGAAGGAGTCTTGTCCGAGACCCGCGAGAGCGCGCGCTCTTCCTCGGAGCCCGAGGCCGCCGGGTGACGAGGTCCCGCCTTACCGAGCGGCTGCGTGGCTATCTGGTGGCGGCGGGCATTGGGAAGCCTGGGAGCTGCCACATCTGGCGGCATACGATGGCGACCCTAATGCACGACCGAGGTGCGGACATTCGTGTGCTGCAGGAGTTGCTTGGGCACGCGCATCTGTCGACGACGGCGATCTACACGCACGTGTCTGTGGAGAGGGTGCGGGAGGTGCATCGGCGGACGCATCCAGCGGAGGCTGCGGACAACGTGTAG
- a CDS encoding DUF2723 domain-containing protein → MSAELDYRPSYYAAAIAAGATFLLYLLTLSPETAMWDTSEYIAAAYTMGLPHPPGNPFFVLIGRVFSILPIAPNVAMRINLLAAISSAVAAGMWFLITERVLVGWFEKRWQRIMGGTLAVLIGATAFTVWSNSVVNEKVYTVSLVGMAICSWLIVRWCDEPNGPKADRLLVLVCFLCGLGYANHMAGFLVLPAAALAVVLRKPTTFLRWRLILAGVGALLLGMTPFATQPIRAAHNPPINEGDPTACRDGIAVSCTFSAETYEAFMYNFNRGQYGKPDVTERMAPFPAQVGMWWLYFKWQWWRDHQGLQPGIQGGLAAIFLLLGILGGWVHYRRDPRSFAFFGPLMLTLTLGLIYYLNFKYGSSQDPQLGQTVEREVRDRDYFYLWSFSAWSVWAALGLVYLWETLAVLVGRERVTVGSETYDLPTNKGWIAASPVLLLAILPMIGNWDAASRSGQTDSADFAVDMLNSVEPYGILVTVGDNDTFPLWYAQEVLGVRRDVTVANTSLLNTDWYTRQLLKRPIEEYDREKGPAVWRDQEWPKPEHPVLKMTIDQADALPIYQEVYTPQVFTKGELRATIQPRLLTRADIVVLRMILDNDRRAVHLSRTAGNLGGELGLRPYLVTQGHVQKVNPGPVQAGGDIVQVPGEGFVNAKRSLALWDEFKAPASLIRRGDWIDRPSQGIPFLIFNTGLVTSEAASRYGQEAKANEILRISRDVALASEFGDVLPEVPVIPSTAPAVPGDTRQGVPVPIRQ, encoded by the coding sequence ATGTCAGCAGAGCTCGACTACCGCCCCAGCTACTACGCCGCCGCCATCGCCGCAGGCGCGACCTTCCTCCTCTACCTGCTCACCCTCTCCCCCGAGACGGCGATGTGGGACACGAGCGAGTACATCGCCGCCGCGTACACGATGGGCCTCCCGCATCCGCCGGGGAATCCGTTCTTCGTGCTGATCGGCCGCGTGTTCTCGATCCTGCCGATCGCGCCCAATGTGGCCATGCGCATCAACCTGCTGGCCGCCATCTCCAGCGCCGTCGCGGCCGGGATGTGGTTCCTCATCACGGAGCGGGTGCTGGTCGGCTGGTTCGAGAAGCGCTGGCAGCGCATCATGGGCGGCACGCTGGCCGTGTTGATTGGCGCCACCGCGTTCACGGTGTGGTCCAACTCCGTGGTGAACGAGAAGGTCTACACGGTTTCGCTGGTTGGCATGGCGATCTGCTCCTGGCTCATCGTGCGCTGGTGCGACGAGCCCAATGGCCCCAAGGCCGACCGCCTGCTGGTGCTGGTCTGCTTCCTCTGCGGCCTCGGCTACGCGAACCACATGGCCGGCTTCCTCGTGCTGCCGGCGGCCGCTCTTGCCGTGGTGCTGCGCAAGCCCACGACCTTCCTGCGTTGGCGGTTGATTCTGGCCGGCGTCGGCGCGCTGCTCCTGGGCATGACGCCCTTCGCCACGCAGCCCATCCGCGCGGCGCACAATCCGCCCATCAACGAGGGCGACCCCACCGCCTGCCGCGACGGCATCGCGGTCTCCTGCACGTTCTCCGCGGAGACCTACGAAGCCTTCATGTACAACTTCAACCGCGGCCAGTACGGCAAGCCCGACGTCACGGAACGGATGGCACCCTTCCCCGCGCAGGTCGGGATGTGGTGGCTGTACTTCAAGTGGCAGTGGTGGCGCGACCATCAGGGCCTGCAGCCAGGCATCCAGGGCGGTTTGGCCGCCATCTTCCTGCTGCTCGGCATCCTCGGCGGCTGGGTGCATTACCGACGCGACCCTCGAAGTTTCGCGTTTTTCGGCCCGCTGATGCTCACGCTGACGCTGGGGCTGATCTACTACCTCAACTTCAAGTACGGCTCCTCGCAGGACCCGCAGCTCGGCCAGACCGTCGAGCGCGAGGTGCGAGACCGCGACTACTTCTATCTCTGGAGCTTCTCCGCCTGGTCCGTGTGGGCCGCGCTGGGCCTCGTGTACCTGTGGGAGACGCTGGCTGTGCTGGTCGGCCGCGAGCGCGTGACCGTCGGCAGCGAGACCTACGACCTGCCCACGAACAAGGGTTGGATAGCCGCCTCACCCGTGCTGCTGCTCGCCATCCTGCCGATGATCGGCAACTGGGACGCCGCCTCGCGCAGCGGCCAGACCGACTCGGCCGACTTCGCGGTGGATATGCTCAACTCGGTGGAGCCCTACGGCATCCTCGTGACCGTGGGCGACAACGACACCTTCCCGTTGTGGTACGCGCAGGAGGTGCTGGGGGTGCGTCGCGACGTGACCGTCGCCAACACCTCGCTGCTCAACACGGATTGGTATACGCGGCAGCTGCTCAAGCGGCCGATCGAGGAGTACGACCGCGAGAAGGGCCCCGCCGTCTGGCGCGACCAGGAGTGGCCGAAGCCAGAGCATCCCGTGCTCAAGATGACGATCGACCAGGCTGATGCCCTGCCGATCTATCAGGAGGTCTACACGCCGCAGGTCTTCACCAAGGGCGAGCTGCGCGCGACCATCCAACCGAGACTGCTGACGCGCGCCGATATCGTCGTGCTACGGATGATCCTCGACAATGATCGCCGTGCCGTGCACCTGAGCCGCACCGCCGGCAACCTCGGCGGCGAGCTGGGCCTGCGGCCCTACCTCGTCACGCAGGGGCACGTGCAGAAGGTGAATCCGGGGCCCGTCCAGGCCGGTGGCGACATCGTGCAGGTCCCGGGCGAGGGCTTCGTGAACGCCAAGCGCTCGTTGGCGCTGTGGGACGAGTTCAAGGCGCCGGCGTCGCTGATTCGTCGCGGCGACTGGATCGACCGGCCCTCGCAGGGCATTCCGTTCCTGATCTTCAATACCGGGCTCGTGACCAGCGAGGCGGCGTCGCGCTATGGGCAGGAGGCGAAGGCGAATGAGATCCTGCGGATCTCGCGCGATGTGGCGCTGGCGTCGGAGTTTGGCGACGTGTTGCCGGAGGTGCCGGTGATTCCGTCGACGGCGCCGGCGGTGCCGGGGGATACGCGGCAGGGGGTGCCGGTGCCGATCAGGCAGTAG
- the purH gene encoding bifunctional phosphoribosylaminoimidazolecarboxamide formyltransferase/IMP cyclohydrolase — MPIALLSVSDKSGLVDFARGLVDHGYTLLSTGGTAKVLREAKLKVTDVSEATQFPEMLDGRVKTLHPVVHGGLLARRDLPAHMAAIAEHGIAPIDLVCVNLYPFRETAAKKGLEPAEVIEQIDIGGPSMLRSAAKNFAAVTVVVDPADYGRVLEAMQNGGDATELRRDLAEKVYAHTAAYDAAISGWFASQRGEKFPERMAMAFERVQTLRYGENPGQAAAFYVEKAGGGLGALKQHGGKELSFNNLLDLEGAMLAIDPFGDETACAIIKHTTPCGLATGKSALDAYQKALACDPVSAFGSVIAFSVPVDEAAAQAVASLFVECIVAPSYSPEALAALGAKKNLRVLEGSARVTGTALDVKGVRGGVLVQERAPSNLGDAGWKVVTKRQPTAAEWKDLLFAWRAVASVKSNAIVLARDGATIGIGAGQMSRVDAAFLAVHKAKSANHKTDGAALGSDAFFPFRDGVDQAAQAGVRAIVQPGGSVRDDEVIAAADEHGMAMVFTGLRTFRH; from the coding sequence ATGCCCATCGCCCTGCTTTCCGTCTCCGACAAGTCCGGCCTCGTGGACTTCGCCCGCGGCCTCGTGGACCACGGCTACACGCTGCTCTCCACCGGCGGCACGGCGAAGGTGCTGCGCGAGGCCAAGCTCAAGGTCACTGACGTCAGCGAGGCCACACAGTTCCCCGAGATGCTCGACGGCCGCGTGAAGACGCTGCACCCCGTGGTGCACGGTGGCCTGCTCGCCCGCCGAGACCTGCCGGCGCATATGGCGGCCATCGCCGAGCACGGCATCGCGCCGATCGACCTCGTTTGCGTGAACCTGTATCCCTTCCGCGAGACTGCCGCGAAGAAGGGCCTGGAGCCGGCCGAGGTGATCGAACAGATCGACATCGGCGGTCCATCGATGCTGCGCTCGGCGGCGAAGAACTTCGCGGCCGTCACGGTGGTGGTGGATCCCGCCGACTACGGCCGCGTGCTCGAGGCGATGCAGAACGGCGGCGACGCCACCGAGCTGCGCCGCGACCTCGCCGAGAAGGTGTACGCGCACACGGCGGCGTATGACGCCGCGATCAGTGGATGGTTCGCCAGCCAGCGCGGCGAGAAGTTCCCCGAGCGGATGGCGATGGCCTTCGAACGCGTGCAGACCCTGCGCTACGGCGAGAACCCCGGCCAGGCCGCCGCGTTCTATGTCGAGAAGGCTGGCGGCGGACTCGGCGCCCTCAAGCAGCACGGCGGCAAGGAACTCTCGTTCAACAACCTGCTGGACCTCGAAGGCGCGATGCTGGCCATCGACCCCTTCGGCGACGAAACCGCCTGCGCGATCATCAAGCACACCACGCCCTGCGGCCTCGCCACGGGCAAGTCCGCGCTCGACGCCTACCAGAAGGCGCTGGCCTGCGACCCCGTCTCGGCCTTCGGCAGCGTGATCGCCTTCTCGGTGCCGGTGGACGAAGCCGCGGCCCAGGCCGTGGCCTCGTTGTTCGTGGAATGCATCGTCGCGCCCTCGTACTCACCGGAGGCCCTCGCCGCCCTCGGCGCCAAGAAGAACCTCCGCGTCCTCGAGGGCAGCGCACGGGTGACCGGCACCGCGCTCGACGTGAAGGGCGTGCGCGGCGGCGTCCTCGTGCAGGAACGCGCCCCCTCCAACCTCGGCGACGCCGGCTGGAAGGTCGTCACCAAGCGCCAGCCCACGGCCGCGGAGTGGAAGGATCTGCTCTTTGCCTGGCGCGCCGTGGCCAGCGTGAAGTCCAACGCGATCGTGCTCGCCCGCGACGGCGCGACGATTGGCATCGGCGCCGGCCAGATGTCCCGCGTGGACGCCGCGTTTCTGGCCGTCCACAAGGCCAAGTCCGCCAACCACAAGACCGACGGCGCGGCCCTAGGCTCCGACGCCTTCTTCCCCTTCCGCGACGGCGTGGACCAAGCCGCCCAGGCAGGGGTACGCGCCATCGTCCAGCCGGGCGGTTCGGTGAGGGACGACGAGGTCATCGCCGCGGCGGATGAGCACGGAATGGCGATGGTCTTTACCGGCCTTCGGACCTTCAGACACTAG
- a CDS encoding phosphoribosylglycinamide formyltransferase encodes MTTTPARLAVLASGGGSNLQAIYDDLEDRGANAAAKLALVVSDRAAAGALDRARGWKVPAVHLAKDRNDSLGALLAEHDITHVALAGYLRLIPTEVVRVFHGRMINVHPALLPAFGGPGMYGAKVHTAVLKSGARVSGPTVHFVSEQYDEGAIIAQWPVPVRSDDTPESLAARVLAVEHRIFPWCLHAVANGQITLGADGRTKGAPAYDFNVFAPEPRQRHPFAG; translated from the coding sequence GTGACGACCACGCCCGCGCGCCTCGCCGTGCTTGCGTCCGGCGGCGGCAGCAACCTGCAAGCCATCTACGACGACCTCGAGGACCGCGGCGCGAACGCTGCGGCCAAGCTCGCCCTCGTCGTGTCGGACCGCGCCGCGGCGGGTGCGCTGGACCGCGCGCGCGGCTGGAAAGTCCCCGCGGTGCATCTCGCCAAGGACCGCAACGACTCGCTCGGCGCACTGCTCGCGGAGCACGACATCACGCACGTCGCGCTCGCCGGCTACCTGCGGCTCATCCCCACCGAGGTCGTGCGCGTTTTTCACGGCCGGATGATCAACGTGCACCCCGCGCTGCTGCCCGCCTTTGGCGGCCCCGGGATGTACGGCGCCAAGGTGCACACGGCCGTGCTCAAGTCCGGCGCCCGCGTGAGTGGTCCGACGGTACATTTTGTCAGCGAGCAGTACGACGAAGGCGCCATCATCGCGCAGTGGCCCGTGCCGGTGCGCAGCGATGACACGCCCGAGTCGCTCGCCGCCCGCGTGCTCGCCGTCGAGCACCGCATCTTCCCCTGGTGCCTGCACGCCGTCGCCAACGGACAGATCACACTCGGCGCCGACGGCCGCACGAAGGGCGCGCCGGCGTACGACTTCAATGTGTTTGCCCCCGAACCACGACAGCGCCATCCGTTCGCCGGGTGA
- a CDS encoding HAD family hydrolase gives MSTGRPAAFLDRDGTIIVDADFPNDPDAVTLIPGATAAMRRLADAGYALIAVTNQSGIARGLVTTAQYEAVRARLDALLAAEGVTLTDSYYCPHHPDFTGPCECRKPGTLLYRQAAERYGLDTKQSLFVGDRWRDVGPGLELGGTAVLVPSSSTPSADRERAEREARVLPTLDAAVSLVLGPQGG, from the coding sequence ATGAGCACCGGCCGCCCCGCCGCCTTCCTCGACCGCGACGGCACCATCATCGTCGACGCGGATTTCCCGAACGATCCCGACGCCGTCACCCTGATCCCCGGCGCCACCGCCGCGATGCGCCGCCTCGCCGACGCCGGCTACGCACTCATCGCCGTCACCAACCAGTCCGGCATCGCCCGCGGCCTCGTGACCACCGCGCAATACGAAGCCGTGCGCGCGCGACTCGACGCCTTGCTCGCCGCCGAAGGCGTCACGCTCACCGACTCGTATTACTGCCCACACCACCCCGACTTCACGGGCCCCTGCGAGTGCCGCAAGCCGGGGACCCTGCTCTACCGCCAAGCCGCCGAGCGCTACGGACTCGATACCAAGCAGTCGCTCTTCGTCGGCGACCGTTGGCGCGATGTCGGCCCGGGCCTCGAGCTCGGCGGCACCGCCGTGCTGGTCCCGAGCAGTTCCACGCCAAGCGCCGACCGCGAGCGCGCCGAGCGCGAGGCGCGCGTGCTGCCCACGCTTGATGCCGCCGTGTCGCTCGTCCTCGGGCCGCAGGGCGGCTAA
- the selA gene encoding L-seryl-tRNA(Sec) selenium transferase, whose product MTALRALPAVGSTLDRPSVRALCDKWPRTLVTEGIRTLIAAARNGAAVPQSDDDWRRALEQWLAARTASTLRPAINATGVILHTNLGRAPLAQAALDAIASIAAGAATVEYDVAAGARGSRHVHCAALLCELTGAEDAIVVNNCAAGLVLALQALAAGRETLVSRGELIEIGGSFRVPEIMAASGTTLVEVGTTNRTHVADYRRALAPSVAAIVKVHRSNFTVDGFVAEATVPELVPIAAEAGIPLIHDFGSGLMLDLAPHGLGGEPTAADALRDGASLVIMSGDKLLGGPQAGIVLGKRDAIAKLRQHPMARALRVDKLTLAALEATLALYREPAKALREIPTLAMLTAPVNEIEQRAVAIAAELRGDNISGTREHSLLGPDWNLKVERTESTVGGGAFPTARIPSVAITVSGDVSALEQRLRNHAVPVIAVTREGRLWLDLRSVPAQQDALLTERLREAIVG is encoded by the coding sequence GTGACCGCCCTGCGCGCCCTCCCCGCCGTCGGCAGCACCCTCGACCGCCCGAGCGTGCGCGCCCTCTGCGACAAGTGGCCGCGTACGCTGGTCACCGAAGGCATCCGCACCCTCATCGCCGCCGCACGCAACGGCGCCGCCGTCCCGCAATCCGACGACGACTGGCGCCGCGCGCTCGAACAGTGGCTCGCCGCGCGCACCGCCTCCACGCTGCGCCCCGCCATCAACGCCACGGGCGTCATCCTCCACACCAACCTCGGCCGCGCGCCGCTCGCACAGGCCGCACTCGACGCCATCGCCAGCATCGCCGCGGGCGCGGCGACGGTCGAGTACGACGTCGCCGCCGGCGCACGCGGCTCGCGCCACGTGCATTGCGCCGCGTTGCTCTGCGAGCTCACCGGCGCCGAAGACGCCATCGTCGTCAACAACTGCGCGGCGGGGCTCGTGCTCGCGCTGCAGGCCCTGGCCGCGGGTCGCGAGACGCTCGTAAGCCGCGGCGAGTTGATCGAGATCGGCGGCAGCTTCCGCGTGCCGGAGATCATGGCCGCCAGCGGCACGACTCTCGTCGAAGTCGGCACCACCAACCGCACGCACGTCGCGGACTATCGCCGCGCGCTGGCGCCGAGCGTGGCCGCCATCGTGAAGGTGCACCGCAGCAACTTCACGGTCGATGGCTTCGTCGCGGAGGCGACGGTGCCAGAACTGGTGCCCATCGCCGCCGAAGCGGGCATCCCGCTCATCCACGACTTCGGCAGCGGCTTGATGCTCGACCTCGCGCCGCACGGACTCGGCGGCGAGCCCACGGCCGCCGACGCCCTGCGCGATGGTGCCAGCCTCGTCATCATGAGCGGCGACAAGCTGCTCGGCGGCCCGCAGGCCGGCATCGTGCTCGGCAAGCGCGACGCGATCGCGAAGCTGCGGCAACATCCGATGGCGCGCGCGCTGCGCGTGGACAAGCTCACGCTCGCGGCGCTCGAAGCCACGCTCGCGCTGTACCGCGAGCCGGCGAAGGCCCTGCGCGAGATCCCGACACTGGCGATGCTCACCGCGCCCGTGAACGAGATCGAACAGCGCGCGGTCGCGATTGCCGCCGAGCTGCGTGGCGACAACATCAGCGGAACACGCGAGCACTCGCTGCTCGGGCCGGATTGGAACTTGAAGGTGGAGCGCACGGAATCCACGGTGGGCGGCGGCGCCTTCCCGACGGCGCGGATTCCTTCCGTGGCGATCACCGTCAGTGGCGATGTCAGCGCGCTGGAGCAACGGCTGCGCAACCACGCCGTGCCGGTCATCGCCGTCACACGCGAGGGGCGCCTGTGGCTGGACCTGCGCAGCGTGCCGGCGCAGCAGGACGCGCTGCTCACGGAGCGGCTGCGCGAGGCGATCGTCGGGTGA
- a CDS encoding Ig-like domain-containing protein encodes MKRGWHATYLLLALAACASPGMPPGGPPDSDVPVIRRITPDSNATNVSADEVLIFFDEVISERPGGAGAAAAGSIADLSAIVTISPSDGRDRVTWRRTAIELKPRRGFRANTAYRVTILPGVVDLRGNVLGERTEFVFSTGPDIPTGEVRGAVFDFAEGRAAPLARVEVFPPSDSTFRWTARADSTGRFVVRDLGPGTYRVRAWIDANGDRAVGRNEAVDTTTVTLETTASADLYAFVRDTMAPQLERVTVQDSTVLLLRFNRAVAGDWAAGAAVQLLRADSSVVTLGGVPMPATRFDSLARAAAPADTAAADTTAAAPANAQAAAPGQAAAAAADSAATTVRAPTFARIRPSQEWKVRLAAPLEPGDYRLKVSGAPGLNGLAWPSDRSFKIDAPKPAEPSETPPETPPAQP; translated from the coding sequence ATGAAGCGCGGCTGGCACGCTACGTATCTCCTGCTCGCGCTCGCCGCCTGCGCCTCCCCCGGGATGCCGCCGGGCGGCCCGCCCGACAGCGACGTGCCCGTCATCCGGCGCATCACGCCCGACTCGAACGCGACGAACGTCAGCGCCGACGAGGTGCTGATCTTCTTCGATGAAGTCATCTCCGAGCGTCCCGGCGGCGCCGGTGCGGCCGCCGCGGGCAGCATCGCGGACCTTTCCGCCATCGTGACCATCTCGCCCAGCGACGGCCGCGACCGCGTGACCTGGCGGCGCACGGCGATCGAGCTCAAGCCACGACGCGGCTTCCGAGCGAACACGGCGTATCGCGTGACGATCCTGCCCGGCGTCGTGGACCTGCGCGGCAACGTGCTCGGCGAGCGGACCGAGTTTGTGTTTTCGACGGGCCCCGACATCCCGACGGGTGAGGTGCGCGGCGCGGTGTTCGACTTCGCCGAAGGCCGCGCCGCACCGCTGGCGCGCGTGGAGGTGTTCCCGCCGAGCGACTCCACGTTCCGTTGGACGGCGCGCGCGGACAGTACGGGTCGCTTCGTCGTGCGCGATCTCGGGCCGGGCACCTATCGCGTCCGTGCGTGGATCGATGCGAATGGCGATCGTGCGGTCGGCAGGAACGAAGCGGTGGATACGACGACGGTCACGCTGGAGACCACGGCCAGCGCGGATCTCTACGCCTTCGTGCGCGACACGATGGCCCCGCAGCTCGAGCGTGTGACGGTGCAGGACTCCACGGTGCTCTTGCTGCGCTTCAATCGCGCCGTCGCGGGCGATTGGGCGGCGGGCGCCGCGGTGCAGTTGCTGCGTGCGGACTCCAGTGTCGTCACGCTCGGCGGCGTGCCGATGCCGGCGACGCGCTTTGATTCGCTCGCGCGTGCGGCGGCGCCGGCGGATACGGCTGCCGCGGACACGACCGCTGCAGCGCCAGCCAACGCGCAAGCGGCTGCGCCCGGCCAGGCCGCAGCGGCGGCGGCCGACAGCGCGGCAACGACGGTCCGCGCTCCAACGTTCGCGCGCATCCGCCCCTCGCAGGAGTGGAAGGTCCGCCTCGCCGCACCACTTGAGCCTGGCGACTATCGCCTGAAGGTCAGTGGCGCACCGGGACTGAACGGCTTGGCCTGGCCCTCGGATCGCAGCTTCAAGATCGACGCGCCGAAGCCAGCGGAGCCGAGCGAGACCCCGCCCGAAACACCACCCGCCCAACCGTGA